The Armatimonadota bacterium genome includes a region encoding these proteins:
- a CDS encoding diacylglycerol kinase family lipid kinase — translation MPKVGFVVNPKGGRGRALQAWQKIEAALPDAGAYFTTCPGDATAKALEAVADGCERVAVVGGDGSVSEAAHALAGKDAALAVVPVGTGNDYARTLGVPTDAVEAARLAFDGQTLRVDTGRCEGHRSFVNVAGAGFDAEVMTRFNAPGPIVGRMPVKVRYYLSILRTFASYKGVKATVVADGETVEVGNLLLLAVGCARYYGAGMHVLPQADLTDGLFDVVWGQDVRLAELNALMSLIYKGEHVGHPNVRYRKCRHVSVEARPSTRFHLDGDVTGRTPVTFVTEPASLNVVVVADTSKPV, via the coding sequence GTGCCCAAGGTCGGATTCGTCGTCAACCCCAAGGGGGGCCGGGGCCGGGCCCTGCAAGCGTGGCAAAAGATCGAAGCCGCCCTTCCCGACGCCGGGGCCTACTTCACGACCTGCCCGGGCGACGCGACGGCCAAGGCCCTCGAGGCCGTCGCCGACGGATGCGAGAGGGTCGCCGTGGTCGGGGGCGACGGCTCGGTCAGCGAAGCGGCGCACGCCCTGGCCGGAAAGGACGCCGCCTTGGCCGTCGTCCCGGTCGGTACGGGAAACGACTACGCCCGGACGCTGGGCGTGCCGACGGATGCGGTCGAAGCGGCCAGGCTCGCTTTTGACGGACAAACGCTCAGAGTCGACACCGGCCGGTGCGAAGGACACCGTTCGTTCGTCAACGTCGCCGGTGCAGGCTTCGACGCGGAAGTCATGACACGGTTCAACGCTCCCGGGCCGATCGTCGGTCGGATGCCTGTCAAGGTGCGCTACTACCTCTCGATCCTGAGGACCTTCGCGTCCTACAAAGGCGTAAAGGCGACGGTCGTTGCGGACGGGGAGACGGTCGAGGTCGGCAACCTGCTCTTGTTGGCCGTCGGGTGCGCCCGGTATTACGGCGCAGGCATGCACGTCCTGCCTCAGGCCGACTTGACCGACGGTCTGTTCGACGTCGTCTGGGGTCAAGACGTCCGGCTGGCGGAGCTGAACGCGCTGATGTCATTGATCTACAAAGGAGAGCACGTCGGGCATCCGAACGTGCGGTACCGGAAGTGCCGGCACGTCTCGGTGGAGGCCCGCCCTTCGACGAGGTTCCACCTGGACGGAGACGTGACGGGCAGGACGCCCGTCACGTTCGTGACGGAACCGGCATCGTTGAACGTCGTCGTGGTTGCCGACACGTCGAAGCCGGTTTGA
- a CDS encoding phosphoglycerate kinase codes for MPLDKKTVRDIDASGKRVLVRCDFNVPLDGGVITDDRRITEALPTIRLLVEAGAKTALCSHLGRPKGGPAPEFSLAPVAVRLTELLGQNVLLLKDCVGPEVDAIKEGLQPGQVVLLENVRFHAEEEKNDPAFAAELAKGFDLYVNDAFGTAHRAHASTEGVARILPGVAGLLIEKEIKFLGGALEDPKRPFVAVLGGAKVADKIKVIDNLLPKVDKLLIGGGMAFTFVKAQGHEIGKSLLDEASVEFAKGLLADHGDKIGLPVDYVCGAEFKEDTDVVACAADAVPADFMGLDIGERSQRMFGGFCQDAGTVVWNGPMGVFEMRPFEAGTRAVAQGMAECRGVTVVGGGDTAAAVEKFGLADAMSHVSTGGGASLEFLEGIELPGIAALQDR; via the coding sequence ATGCCCCTTGACAAGAAGACCGTCCGTGACATCGATGCGTCCGGGAAGCGCGTCCTTGTCCGTTGCGACTTCAACGTTCCGCTCGACGGAGGCGTGATCACCGACGACCGCCGGATCACCGAAGCGCTTCCGACGATCCGGTTGCTCGTCGAAGCCGGGGCCAAAACCGCCCTGTGCAGCCATCTCGGTCGCCCGAAGGGCGGTCCCGCTCCGGAGTTCTCTCTGGCTCCCGTCGCCGTCCGGCTGACAGAGCTTCTCGGGCAGAACGTCTTGCTCCTGAAGGACTGTGTCGGACCTGAGGTCGACGCGATCAAGGAGGGCCTCCAACCGGGACAGGTCGTGCTCTTGGAGAACGTCCGTTTCCATGCTGAAGAAGAAAAGAACGATCCGGCGTTCGCGGCCGAACTCGCCAAAGGGTTCGACCTTTATGTGAACGACGCGTTCGGCACGGCGCACAGGGCTCACGCGAGCACGGAAGGCGTGGCCCGGATCCTTCCTGGAGTGGCCGGCCTCTTGATCGAAAAGGAGATCAAGTTCTTGGGCGGCGCCCTGGAAGATCCGAAGAGGCCTTTCGTGGCCGTCCTTGGCGGGGCGAAGGTCGCTGACAAGATCAAAGTCATCGACAATCTGCTGCCCAAGGTCGACAAGCTTCTGATCGGTGGCGGGATGGCGTTCACGTTCGTCAAAGCCCAGGGTCACGAGATCGGAAAGAGCCTTCTTGACGAGGCGAGCGTCGAATTCGCGAAGGGGCTCCTGGCCGACCACGGCGACAAGATCGGCCTGCCGGTCGACTACGTCTGCGGTGCCGAGTTCAAAGAGGACACGGACGTCGTCGCCTGCGCAGCGGACGCCGTACCTGCGGACTTCATGGGTCTCGACATCGGCGAACGCTCTCAGCGGATGTTCGGCGGCTTTTGCCAAGACGCGGGGACCGTGGTCTGGAACGGACCGATGGGCGTGTTCGAGATGAGGCCCTTCGAAGCGGGGACGCGCGCGGTGGCCCAAGGCATGGCCGAGTGCCGGGGCGTGACCGTCGTCGGTGGAGGCGATACGGCCGCCGCCGTCGAGAAGTTCGGGTTAGCCGACGCCATGTCCCATGTCAGCACGGGAGGCGGCGCGTCGCTCGAGTTCCTCGAAGGCATCGAGCTACCCGGCATCGCCGCCCTTCAGGACCGCTGA
- a CDS encoding orotate phosphoribosyltransferase has protein sequence MDLGELLASSGAVLKGHFLLTSGRHSDTYFEKFRVLERPDVLSALCAEIATHFRGQGIDVVAGPTTGGIIIAFEVARQMGLPALYVETEDGQKTLRRGATIPPGARVLVVDDVLTTGLSVRETITALTGRGATVAGVGVLIDRAPEPPDFGAPVYSSYRVEAQSYDPDDVPAWLAEVPVTKPGTRTS, from the coding sequence GTGGACCTCGGTGAACTCCTCGCATCGTCCGGCGCCGTGCTCAAAGGGCACTTTCTTCTGACCTCTGGTCGGCACAGCGACACCTATTTCGAGAAGTTCAGGGTGCTGGAAAGGCCGGACGTCCTCAGCGCCTTGTGCGCCGAGATCGCGACGCACTTCCGTGGTCAAGGGATCGACGTCGTGGCCGGGCCGACGACCGGTGGCATCATCATCGCTTTCGAAGTGGCGCGACAGATGGGTCTGCCTGCGCTCTATGTGGAGACCGAAGACGGACAAAAGACGCTGCGTCGTGGGGCGACCATCCCCCCAGGGGCGCGGGTGTTGGTCGTCGACGACGTGCTCACCACGGGCCTTAGCGTCCGCGAGACGATCACGGCGTTGACCGGGCGCGGAGCAACCGTCGCCGGTGTCGGCGTGCTGATCGACCGGGCGCCGGAACCTCCCGATTTTGGGGCGCCGGTCTATTCCTCGTACCGGGTCGAAGCTCAAAGCTACGACCCGGACGATGTGCCCGCATGGCTCGCCGAGGTCCCGGTGACGAAGCCGGGAACGCGGACCTCCTGA
- a CDS encoding aspartate 1-decarboxylase has protein sequence MRLNQLLKAKLHHARVSYANPDYVGSIEIGRELMDRVGIEDGELVHVWAVDHTSRITTYAFSGPQGTIGLNGGAAHFFKPGDLVVIAAFTLTDEPVEPKVVLLDEENRVVRDMSPYCVTG, from the coding sequence ATGCGCCTGAACCAGCTCCTCAAAGCTAAACTCCACCACGCCCGGGTCAGCTATGCGAACCCGGATTACGTGGGAAGCATCGAGATCGGCCGAGAACTGATGGACCGGGTCGGGATCGAAGACGGCGAGCTCGTCCATGTCTGGGCGGTCGACCACACGTCCCGCATCACGACGTACGCCTTCAGCGGCCCGCAGGGCACCATCGGGCTGAACGGCGGAGCCGCTCACTTTTTCAAGCCAGGCGACCTCGTCGTCATCGCGGCGTTCACCTTGACCGACGAGCCCGTCGAACCGAAGGTCGTCCTGCTCGACGAGGAGAACCGGGTCGTCCGGGACATGAGCCCGTACTGCGTCACGGGCTGA
- a CDS encoding DUF2089 domain-containing protein, translating into MNCAMEQKDLHDIPTTCPVTGGPLYVSELTSVEGGITIKGKFKLPPTSRLNKEQREFLEVFLRARGVISTVEKELNLSYPTVRARLDTMLDAMGLAPFKESTRAKSKILLDRTKILDELEQGTISAEEAKARLKGA; encoded by the coding sequence GTGAACTGCGCGATGGAACAGAAGGATCTGCACGACATCCCGACGACCTGCCCCGTGACCGGCGGGCCGCTCTATGTGAGCGAGCTGACTTCGGTCGAAGGCGGGATCACGATCAAAGGCAAGTTCAAATTGCCCCCGACCTCGCGGCTGAACAAGGAACAGCGCGAGTTCCTCGAGGTGTTCCTCCGGGCGCGGGGGGTGATCAGCACGGTCGAGAAAGAGCTGAACCTCAGTTACCCGACCGTCAGGGCGCGACTGGACACCATGTTGGACGCGATGGGGCTCGCACCGTTCAAAGAGTCGACGAGGGCGAAGAGCAAGATCCTTTTGGACCGTACGAAGATCCTCGACGAACTCGAACAGGGCACGATTTCGGCCGAAGAGGCCAAGGCAAGGCTGAAAGGAGCCTGA
- a CDS encoding VOC family protein gives MTTVRYMVEDVDAAVTFYTESLGFTLVESFGAPFARVEKDGLDLWLAGPSSSAARPMPDGGKPGPGGWNRIVVLTDDIERDVRGMKDAGVRFRNDVVRGPGGSQVVIEDPSGNPIELFQPREAT, from the coding sequence ATGACGACGGTCAGGTACATGGTCGAGGACGTGGACGCCGCGGTCACGTTCTATACGGAGTCCCTCGGCTTCACGCTCGTGGAGTCGTTCGGAGCCCCGTTCGCCCGCGTGGAAAAGGACGGACTCGACCTATGGCTCGCTGGACCGTCTTCGTCCGCGGCACGTCCGATGCCGGACGGAGGGAAGCCCGGACCGGGCGGCTGGAACCGCATCGTCGTCCTGACCGACGATATCGAGCGCGACGTCCGAGGAATGAAGGACGCCGGAGTCCGTTTCAGGAACGATGTCGTCAGGGGTCCAGGCGGTTCACAGGTCGTGATCGAGGATCCGAGCGGCAATCCGATCGAACTGTTCCAACCGCGGGAAGCGACCTGA
- the mazG gene encoding nucleoside triphosphate pyrophosphohydrolase produces MEALRRLRLQGPYQVHVSPVLLVPDERAHHVFEGFGDGLATIARTLLQRYPEWAPATVLRGHTRADLTLAEVADREWQNDDVLVLHAIRTDHPGGLYGLVWVVKRLLGPGGCPWDQAQTHESLKRHLIEEAYELLEAIDRQDDASMLEELGDVLLQPVMHAEMRSEAGGWDTDGVAKAVTDKLVRRHPHVFGDSEARDADAVLAQWDRIKAAEKGDEKPASILNGVPPSLPSLLRAYEVSKRAARAGFEWPDIGAVWDKVREEEAELAEAVERGEGVEDELGDLLFTLVNVARWLKVDPEDALRRMVDRFTLRFQAMEARSSVPLTELSPEAWDDLWNEVKRTSGN; encoded by the coding sequence ATGGAAGCCCTGCGGCGCCTCCGCCTTCAAGGGCCTTATCAAGTCCACGTTTCACCCGTCCTTCTCGTCCCGGACGAACGGGCCCACCATGTTTTCGAAGGCTTCGGCGACGGTCTCGCCACGATCGCCCGGACGCTCTTGCAGCGATATCCCGAATGGGCACCGGCGACCGTCCTTCGCGGCCACACCCGGGCCGACCTGACGTTGGCCGAAGTCGCCGACAGAGAGTGGCAAAACGACGACGTCTTGGTCCTGCACGCGATCCGGACGGACCATCCCGGCGGCCTTTACGGACTGGTCTGGGTCGTGAAGCGTCTGCTCGGGCCCGGAGGGTGCCCGTGGGACCAAGCCCAGACGCACGAGTCCCTCAAAAGGCACTTGATCGAAGAGGCCTACGAACTCCTTGAGGCGATCGACCGTCAGGACGACGCATCGATGCTCGAAGAACTGGGCGACGTCCTGCTGCAGCCCGTCATGCATGCCGAAATGCGGTCGGAGGCAGGAGGATGGGACACCGACGGCGTCGCGAAAGCGGTGACGGACAAGCTTGTCCGCCGCCACCCGCACGTTTTCGGCGACAGTGAAGCGAGGGACGCCGACGCCGTGCTTGCCCAGTGGGACCGGATCAAGGCCGCGGAGAAGGGCGACGAGAAACCCGCTTCGATCTTGAACGGCGTCCCTCCGTCGCTCCCCTCGTTGCTCCGGGCGTACGAAGTCAGCAAGCGGGCCGCGAGGGCCGGCTTCGAATGGCCCGACATCGGTGCTGTCTGGGACAAAGTCCGTGAAGAAGAAGCCGAGTTGGCTGAGGCCGTGGAACGGGGCGAAGGCGTCGAAGACGAACTCGGCGATTTACTGTTCACCCTCGTCAACGTCGCGCGCTGGCTCAAGGTGGACCCTGAAGACGCCTTGAGGCGGATGGTCGACCGGTTCACGTTGCGGTTCCAAGCGATGGAAGCCCGGTCTTCGGTGCCCCTGACGGAACTCTCGCCCGAAGCCTGGGACGACCTCTGGAACGAGGTCAAACGCACGTCCGGGAACTAG
- a CDS encoding EVE domain-containing protein has product MAFWLMKSEPDCYSIDDLKAKGGPDVWEGCRNYTVRNFFRDAMSVGDMGFFYHSSCAVPGIVGTLEIVSEAYPDPTQFDPDSEYYDPKSPKDAPRWITRDVRFVRKFNEPVTLATLRGTPGLEDMKVLMRGQRLSVMPVTPAEWDIVTKLAT; this is encoded by the coding sequence ATGGCGTTCTGGCTGATGAAGAGCGAGCCTGACTGTTACTCCATCGACGACCTCAAGGCCAAAGGCGGCCCGGACGTCTGGGAAGGCTGCCGAAACTATACAGTGCGGAACTTCTTCCGCGATGCGATGAGCGTCGGCGACATGGGGTTCTTCTACCATTCGAGCTGTGCCGTACCGGGGATCGTCGGCACCCTCGAGATCGTCAGCGAGGCCTATCCGGATCCGACGCAGTTCGATCCGGACAGCGAGTATTACGACCCGAAGAGCCCCAAGGACGCGCCGAGGTGGATCACCCGGGACGTCCGCTTCGTCCGCAAGTTCAACGAACCCGTAACACTCGCGACCTTGCGCGGGACGCCCGGTCTCGAAGACATGAAAGTCTTGATGCGGGGCCAGCGCCTTTCCGTCATGCCCGTCACACCTGCAGAGTGGGACATCGTGACGAAGCTCGCGACATAA
- a CDS encoding N-acetylmuramic acid 6-phosphate etherase, whose protein sequence is MGTESRNPRSIGLDKMSAREIVRLMNEEETAVNRAVSSAEAQIAEAAERAAQAYQAGARVIYVGAGTSGRVATMDAAEMVPTFGLDGGRFVAVVAGGAASEGRAIEDAEDDEHVAISRLNDLAIVRDDVLVALAASGRTPFVVAAARHAVQKGVWTCGIANNKGGPLLDVVDLPIVLDTGPEVLTGSTRLKAATAQKLVLNAISTTAMVLSGKVVENLMVDVKANNQKLRERSVRILRDLTTVSESEAERLLGAHGWNVRHVLGVLRANELAS, encoded by the coding sequence ATGGGCACTGAATCCAGGAACCCGCGCTCGATCGGCCTCGACAAGATGAGTGCCCGCGAGATCGTCCGGCTGATGAACGAAGAGGAGACCGCGGTCAACCGGGCCGTCTCTTCGGCCGAGGCGCAGATCGCAGAAGCCGCCGAACGGGCCGCCCAAGCGTATCAAGCGGGCGCACGCGTCATTTACGTCGGTGCGGGGACGAGCGGACGCGTCGCTACGATGGACGCGGCCGAAATGGTGCCGACCTTTGGGCTCGACGGGGGCCGGTTCGTGGCCGTGGTCGCCGGCGGTGCCGCGTCCGAGGGCCGTGCGATCGAAGACGCCGAAGACGACGAGCACGTCGCGATCTCGCGATTGAACGACCTCGCGATCGTGCGGGACGACGTCCTCGTCGCATTGGCCGCTTCGGGACGGACACCGTTCGTCGTCGCGGCGGCTCGGCACGCCGTGCAAAAAGGCGTCTGGACGTGCGGCATCGCGAACAACAAAGGCGGGCCGCTACTGGACGTCGTCGACCTTCCGATCGTCCTCGACACCGGTCCGGAAGTCTTGACGGGCTCGACGCGCCTCAAGGCCGCGACCGCTCAGAAACTCGTGCTGAACGCCATTTCGACGACGGCCATGGTCCTCAGCGGCAAGGTCGTCGAAAATCTCATGGTCGACGTCAAAGCGAACAACCAGAAGTTGCGCGAGCGGTCCGTACGGATCCTACGCGACCTGACGACCGTCAGCGAGAGCGAGGCCGAGCGGCTTTTAGGGGCACACGGATGGAACGTCAGGCATGTCCTCGGTGTGCTTCGGGCCAACGAGCTCGCGAGCTAG
- a CDS encoding glycosyltransferase family 9 protein, protein MKRYQGEALRAAPNLAVVTNDNLGNFVIATPLMQMLRARHGGTLHYFGGIRVSELAEASPLVDRFYPLHGSDPRSSAQALSGMEFDLVVNVEWTTWAKCAAALLAGPETAVCGPCLGPEGRADLPFPDDDRGRLWLDQEWVSADVTARYPFLRSTWIAEFFCRLAYADGDVPAYALPMIEPDGDVPDVWISATASLPEKLWPLDKWLSLLERLKSRGKRVGLLGAKPQAQAKYWQGGTDEDRLVAAGVEDYRGAFTLPGVVGAISKASLVVTLDNGIMHLACATNTPVAALFREGIDRLWAPPVPGLRKIKPAEGRPVSDLTVEDVVAALSPEI, encoded by the coding sequence ATGAAGAGATATCAAGGAGAGGCACTCCGCGCCGCACCGAACCTGGCGGTGGTCACGAACGACAATCTCGGGAATTTCGTCATCGCCACTCCTTTGATGCAGATGCTGCGGGCCCGGCACGGCGGGACCCTGCACTACTTCGGAGGGATCCGGGTGTCCGAACTGGCCGAGGCGAGCCCGTTGGTCGACCGCTTCTATCCCTTGCACGGGTCGGATCCACGGTCATCGGCCCAAGCACTGTCCGGTATGGAGTTCGACCTGGTCGTCAACGTGGAGTGGACGACCTGGGCCAAGTGCGCCGCGGCCCTTCTCGCGGGTCCGGAGACGGCCGTTTGCGGTCCGTGCCTCGGGCCCGAGGGACGCGCCGACCTTCCGTTTCCCGACGACGATCGGGGACGACTGTGGCTCGACCAAGAGTGGGTCTCGGCGGACGTCACGGCCCGATATCCCTTTCTCCGTTCGACCTGGATCGCCGAGTTCTTCTGTCGGCTCGCCTATGCCGACGGCGACGTCCCGGCTTATGCGCTTCCCATGATCGAGCCGGACGGGGACGTCCCCGACGTCTGGATCTCAGCTACGGCGAGCCTGCCGGAAAAACTATGGCCGTTGGACAAGTGGCTGTCCTTACTCGAACGTCTCAAGTCGAGGGGCAAGCGGGTCGGCCTGTTAGGGGCCAAGCCGCAAGCCCAGGCGAAGTACTGGCAAGGAGGGACGGACGAGGACAGACTGGTCGCGGCCGGGGTCGAGGATTACCGTGGAGCCTTCACGCTTCCTGGCGTGGTCGGGGCGATCTCGAAAGCTTCGCTCGTGGTGACTCTCGACAACGGGATCATGCACTTGGCTTGCGCGACGAACACCCCGGTGGCGGCACTCTTCCGGGAAGGCATCGACCGGCTTTGGGCGCCCCCCGTTCCCGGTCTCAGAAAGATCAAACCGGCCGAGGGTCGCCCGGTGTCGGACCTGACCGTCGAGGACGTCGTGGCGGCGCTTTCCCCGGAGATCTGA
- a CDS encoding DUF4097 family beta strand repeat protein produces the protein MKEEVKRIMRLVQEGKLSPDDAAELIEAFNDAPDETEAVEGQAESVEAPKADATDASGKKEDPVGRFISSIEKIGKDVAKNVNWEDIANQVRQGVNKGVDAVKHAAEEAKKGGGFSVFFGNAQVKTALMSLAVPEGKTLKLDVRNGDIVVEGGHETGSLTVNATFRSYDDAEAQKMADEYVPMLEESDQYVVFKQPEGSNVTTNLIVHVPAGVPLEVKQASGDLKVSGTNASVKADGSSGDVRLSNVTGNVAVSQRSGNVRIEDAGTNRLNVDTKSGNIAVTRATGVIEAKTSSGDVTLTDVKPTTLSVEAASGDISADVSQPVSSAVNITAVSGDVKLGIVDGSDCRVSLSTLRGAVACGFELADMVREGQKVTGRLGEGTGTLDVSVVTGDVSLVLRDSSQT, from the coding sequence ATGAAGGAAGAAGTCAAACGCATCATGCGGCTGGTCCAGGAGGGCAAGCTCTCTCCGGACGACGCGGCCGAACTCATCGAGGCCTTCAACGACGCTCCCGACGAGACGGAAGCCGTCGAGGGACAGGCCGAGTCCGTGGAGGCCCCGAAGGCCGACGCGACGGACGCATCGGGGAAAAAGGAGGATCCGGTCGGCCGATTCATCAGTTCGATCGAGAAGATCGGTAAGGACGTCGCGAAGAACGTCAATTGGGAGGACATCGCGAACCAGGTCCGTCAAGGCGTCAACAAGGGCGTCGACGCGGTCAAGCACGCGGCCGAAGAAGCCAAGAAGGGCGGCGGCTTTTCGGTGTTCTTCGGCAACGCCCAAGTCAAAACGGCCTTGATGTCCTTGGCGGTGCCCGAAGGCAAGACCCTGAAGCTGGACGTCAGGAACGGGGACATCGTGGTCGAGGGCGGCCACGAGACGGGTTCCCTGACCGTCAACGCCACCTTCCGGTCGTACGACGACGCCGAGGCGCAGAAGATGGCGGACGAATACGTCCCCATGCTCGAAGAGAGCGATCAGTACGTCGTGTTCAAACAGCCCGAGGGCTCGAACGTGACGACCAACTTGATCGTCCACGTGCCGGCCGGCGTCCCTTTGGAAGTGAAACAAGCGTCGGGCGATCTCAAAGTGTCCGGGACGAACGCTTCCGTCAAGGCCGACGGCTCGAGCGGCGACGTCCGGCTCTCCAATGTGACGGGTAACGTGGCCGTCTCCCAGCGGAGCGGCAACGTCCGGATCGAAGACGCCGGAACGAACCGGTTGAACGTCGACACGAAGTCGGGCAACATCGCCGTCACGCGCGCTACAGGCGTCATCGAAGCGAAGACATCGAGCGGCGACGTGACGCTGACCGACGTCAAGCCCACGACGCTTTCGGTCGAGGCCGCCTCGGGCGACATCTCTGCCGACGTCTCTCAACCCGTGTCTTCGGCCGTCAACATCACCGCCGTGTCCGGTGACGTGAAACTCGGCATCGTGGACGGCAGCGATTGTCGGGTGTCCCTTTCGACGCTTCGTGGAGCCGTCGCGTGCGGTTTCGAACTTGCCGACATGGTGCGCGAAGGTCAGAAAGTGACAGGCCGTCTCGGAGAGGGTACCGGGACCTTAGACGTCAGCGTCGTAACTGGGGATGTGAGTTTGGTCCTACGTGATTCGTCGCAAACTTAG